In Synchiropus splendidus isolate RoL2022-P1 chromosome 15, RoL_Sspl_1.0, whole genome shotgun sequence, the genomic stretch CAGAAGGTGATGAGTACCTTAGTCAATCACTGTCATATGCCGCTGTGGTTGTAAATTTGTGATAATAATTTGCATGTTAAATTAAAGTAATGGTTGTATATTCAATGGCAAGATGGCACTGTTGTCCCCAGGCTGTTCCAGAAAATGATACTTTTAAATTGATTTCATATGACAGCTACTCTttgattctatttattttttatttatttatttaattaatttactTTCTTTAAGTCAAATTTTTTTAATGATCATTCTATAGTTCTCATCTGGCATAGAAGAACTGTCCTGTGAAGTGAAGTAACAGTGAATCAAACATGACAGGTTTGTTGTCAATGCAGGGCCTTGTAGTTATAAGTAGTGCCATGTATTCATCGGGATCTTGAGCCCAGTGTCACTGTCTCATCAGGCTGCAGCTCTGTTTCCCAGCGAAAGCTCGTAAATCGGAGCATAAGCTAAGAAGACAGATCTGGTGACGCAACTGTGGCACGCGGAATAttcaacataaacatttcattaCAGCAGAAGCATGACGTGTGCATGGAGAAGTAGTCCAACTGGAACGAGGGTGGCATCTTTTTTTGCCTTCCCCCTCACTCCCCGAAGGCACCTTAGGAGACCAGACTTCTCTAGTGGAATAAAAGAAAGTGACGTGGGAATTAACCAGCCTCCGTTATTCTGTCCGTCATCGCTGTAGTTACATTCCTGTCGCCATGCCAACCTCTTTAAAATCCTTCGTTGGCACAGCCAGTGCGTGGAGAGTCCCTGAGTTCCTCAGTCATCATTGCTGGGGTTACAGTGTCAGTCTCTCTGCCCTCCATCACTCTCTTCCTACGCTTCGTGCTGAAACTCATCAGTGCTGTGCGGCGAATCGAGTCTCCGCTCGTATTAACCCTTCACTTCCATTAACCCCCTGCAGAGTTAAAGGCAGAgggatagatagacggacaatgactgagtgtgtgtgataaCCTTAATCCTCCCCATCCTAAAGCCGTCTGTCCTCCCCGTCTACAGGTGAGCGAGGACTGGAAAtacgttgccatggtgatcgaCCGTCTCTTCCTGTGgatctttgtgtttgtgtgtgtgttcggcaCGTTGGGCATGTTCCTACAGCCGCTCTTCCAGAATTACACAGTCAAGACCATCAACACGCCAGGCTGACCACTCGCAAACCACCCACTCACAGATGGACGTCTCCCCCCGACCAGTCAGCACAGTCCAGAGGCAACAGAAGGGGGGGAGTACGGAGTTTCGTTGTGTCTATGGAACCGCAGCCAATACTGGAAACGAACAGCATTCAcctttataataatattttttgcaACAAATACTCTTTTTCTTGTAAGCAGACCGAGGACAACCTACACACGCTTGATCGTCCCATCCATTGTTAGGTCCAGATGTCAACGGGACTGACCTACATCCGGTCGAGGAACTTCTCTCTGCCATACAGTACCTTCTAACCATCTTTCATGTGAGCTACACTCCTGAATTATGACACAATCATACTCAGTTGGAGGGGTGTTCTGAACTCCCATGCATTTTTTTGAGAAGCCCACCACCTCAGTGAAGCGCTCCAGTATAGTTTACCATAGCATAGCAGCATACCACagtattaaatatattataaaGATTCTCTGTGTGAGCTGATGCTGACAGAGAGGCGAAGATATGTTGTGTGATTGTAAAGATCAAACAAGAATGTGATACGCACTCGTAGCAAACTCCAATCAGGAACGCAACTAAATATGCAGGGAGTCAGTGGCGATGTTAGTAGATTTGCATGGAACATGTTTTATGGAACGAGAGTTTGGCTCACAATGTGAAGCAGCAGCCAGTGAACTGCGCGTAGTGGAGTACAGCTCCTGGGCAGAGGAGGCGGGTCGACCTTCACAAGGATGGACCGAAGATTTCTCCACTGGGAAAACGGAGGGGGAAAAAGGGACGGAAAATTCTATGGCGATATTTAAGGGTTTTATCATGCAAGGTGATGTGTAATTATATGTAATATCACAATTGTCTTTCTTCCCGTCAATGCTGTGATCAGAAACAGAGCGACATAGTTTCACCGACCTGCTTCAGTTTCTCCTTCTTGCCCTAACCAACAGTGACCCAGATCTTCTTATCTTAGCATATGCCTTTTCATCCATCCCAGCCTTAGCCAGACCCTTGGCTGTCCAATGTCAACCTAGATCTGTTTCAGCCTAGCTAAACATACTATATTTAATCCAACGCGTCATATCGCCTCTTGGAAAGCTAGTTAGCCTGGACTAGTCTTTCTTTTGCTAACTCATACTAACCTGTTCCCTGTGTCGATCCAAATTCAGTGATCTGTTCTAACGTCCCATCAAGTGCTGTCCTGTTTTGTGTGCCGCCCTCCTGCTGTCTTTATTTCCATGTTTTCCTACATTATGATCATATACCATGTGCAGTACAGGTGAGCCCCAGTTTTCACCACTTAGCTCAGTTTTACATTTCGACCTGCTCCAACCCAGCGTCGCCTTCGATTTGCATAAGTATCCTTCCTTGTGCTCCTTTCTTTGTAAACCTGATCCCAATCGGAGGCTGTCCTGGTCTGGTGCTTCCTTCCCCTTGCTATTCCCAACCTTAGTCTTATCTCCTGCAGTCTATCATCTGCTCCGTCATACCCTGATGTCGATCCAGACCACACCTATTTCCCTCCCATTCTACACCTTTAAAGCGGTCTGTCCATGCTCCATGTTGCACTCTGTACTCAGCTATTTTAGGTGCACCTTCAGGACCTGTTTCACTTCCCGGCGACCCTTTGCTGTCCTTTTCCATCCTTTTCTTTCATCCCTCCCTCTTATATGTTGCTGAACTCGGACAGTCGTCGCTGTTATTTTTGCCTTCTATACccctgtttatttttaattcctACCTTACTGCCCTTCTTGAACACCCATCCCATCCTCTCCTGAACATCAATCTATGCTACATTTCATACTCTGAACACTACTTTTCCCTGTCCTTCACTCTGACACTTTGTGCCTAACGCTATCTTTTAGGCTAGGGTCCATCCTTTTTCTTCCCCCCCCCCTTCACTCACCATACGTTTAGACCAGTAGTCTAGAATTGTCCGCTTCTATCATGCTCTGCCATTTTCTTTTCTATGTCATCCAAccctgtcatgttttcatgtacCATACAAAGTGGAGGTTtacatgtgtgtgcgtgcctcCGCTGTCCTCACATCTGTCAGACACATGCTCCAGCGAGCATATGCGCGTCTCCCCACCCCCTCTATTAATCTCCAGCCGCCTCATGGCAGTCTTCTCCTCTCATTTGATTTTACAGGCAAAGACATTTCAGATATTTACTCAAAAGTGAACATCAATAACAAGCGTGAATATTCTTTTCTTTAATCTTGGAGTGACTCAGATGTTTCGCCTGAGGGTTTTGTGCGGATCATATAGGGATTTTAAAGAGTCTCCACTGCACAGAAGGAGTGTGGATAAATGAAACTTTCATAAGCATGTGAGGCGTATAGATGACTCTGATGCAGGAAGTTACGGCAATAAGTTTAATATAGAGAGCAGATCCACTGAAGTAATAACCTGTCTGACATTTTTTATGATGTTGCCTATAGCGAGGACTATGAGAGACGGAATACAGGGCAACTTTTATTGTTGTTTCTGAACAGTTATCCTCAGCCTCTGATCATCCCAGCTCTCAACAGTCAGGTGGAATTGGGTGCAGCCCAGTTTTCGACGGCAGCTCTGTTATTTTTCGACTTGGCTCCCCAGAAGATCACAGAGGTCTGAGTGTGAAAAGCCTTTCATAGACTTGTGAAAACTGTTAGCTGCACTGCTCCTCACCGTCAAAGTGCCGCTATCCACTCCCTTCCCCTCTCGCCACTCTCAGTCCTTTTCTTCTCACATCAGTAGTCCCCCCCCATTCCTTCCCCCAATCTTTCAGATTTCCGTCCTGACTCAGAGATTTCCACCCGGGCACACCTTGACCAGTCCAATAAAGGTTGAAGGTTCGGATTAACACTGTCTACGTGTGATACTTTTCTCTCAATCCAGCACAGCAAAACAACCACTCTCTCTGAATTTGGGGGTTTCCTAACCGCTATAAATCTTCCACCACAGGAAAAGATGAAAGAATAGAACATTTCCTTTCATTCCACACGCTGAAACTGTCTCAGATAACGAacttgaactgaaaaaaaaaatcttttttttttgtcgtgaaACTTGACTGCAAAGCTGCGGCGTCTGAATTGcaatgccatctagtggagaaCAAGTGTATTACCGCTAAAATAACATCTAAATTTGCGGGGGTTAAAGCACGAAGTTAGAATCACCACAAGAGcaggaaatataaaaaaatgttttagaaaGGATCGTGTGTTGTGGATTATTTTGTGATTCAAAGTCATTCCAAGTATAAATCTTGTATCATTTGAACCCTTCGAACAAGTTCCCCCAATTATTTGTACCTTTTGGTAGTTAGAGAGGGTATAACCTTACTTTACATAGTTAATCTATAATGTAAAGTGAGGGCATACTTATCTTTGTGGCTAAATTCTGTGAACCTTCGATGAAATAACAACCCTATCATATCTTATATCACATCAAGGACATTTTCCAAATGAAATGCATATTGTAAGTTTCaggttatttttaaaatccatgCCTATTTATGGGTGAGAGACAAAATACGGCCGTTCAGAGCAGCTGCACCTCTGCActagtcagttgaggtggttcactCATCTTGATAGTGTGATCTTTCAATGCACCTCTGGTGGAGGCAACTGTGGAAAAGATGGCAAGATTCTGTCCCTCAGTTGTCCTGGGAACACGTTGGTATTCCCTGAAAAGGTCTGGGGGAGGACCCTGGTGAGTGGGAAAGTCTGAACAATAGTGTTGGCATCAAGTCCCAGGGCCCTTTCCTCAGTGCTCAACATGCTTTATTCAGCAGGATTTTATCATAGACCCCAATGTGGAGTCACTGTGGCAACCTATTAGGTGCTGCACCGAGTTATCACTTTCCTTTTATTGTGTTGAGATAACATCTCTTTATCATGTAAAAGAATGATCTGTGCTTCAATTTAATAGTTTGACACCCCAAACTGTGAGCAGGTGAAACAGTTCAAAGGCATCATCTGCAAGAAGTACAAGAAGATTTTTCAGTGTAGATCACATTTATTCTGCCAGGGGTCATTTCCTACTCAGACATGTTACAATGAAAAGAACAAGAAATGATGATTCTACATAGTCAATGACAACATGTAAATCGCTGCTAACACACACCAATCATATAACACTCCAATGATAAGCttatgtgtgtgactgtgtgtttaTGAATGAATGCATGTGAAGTCTATGACAGCTTGTTGCACACGGCTCTTCTCTCCTGTCATGTCCTCCCCCGGAATGTAGATGTTAAAAGTGTGGTCATGAGGTTCTCACTTTTTCTTCTCAGTCTTATCGTTGAATTCCAGGAAGAAGTCATTGCATGCCACGGTAAGCGCGCCCACCAATATGATGAACTCTGTGAAATCCACCTCCCCGTCATTGTTGGAGTCAAGGTCTCCCATCACTTTGTCCACTGCTTCCTTATCTTGAGCGTTCTGCGGCACACAAACAGTAAACCCATCACCATTTGTCGGTGACAGCGGACCAAATGTGCATCCTTACCCCGAGGTAGTTCCCCAGCTCAGAGGTCAGCATTTCTTTGAGCTCAGCCCGGCTCAGTGTGTACTTGTCGCCTTCATTTCCAGAGTACTTGTGGAAGGTCTGGATCATGAGCTGCATGGCGTTCTCCAGGGTGGAGGCGTTCTCTGAGTTGGGCAAAGACATTCTGCAAGGGAAAGAGGAGTTATAGAATGAATGTAATAAGGGCTAAAACCATATATCATATCCGGCCTGTTGTACTCCTCTGTTATGCTGCCAAACTGTGAGATATACCAAGATagattcaaaaaaaaaaaaagcaaccgcCCTTCGAACTAACATTCAGACCAGTGGCACGTAACAACGGAAACCTTCCATCATCCTCTTGTCAACTCCAACCCTCTCATCAGAAGCATTTCCTTCCTTCTTGGTAAGATTCCAAAAGATAAACTGATCCTCATTCTCTTGTTGATGTGGTCCAGCTGAGCAGACCTCTGGGAGTCAGGATGTACGCGTCATGTGAGCCGCTAGATAAGAGTGAAACTCTAAGCTGGTAAAACAGACGGTCTGATGAGACGGCCACCCGATACCTCAGTATCAGAAATCCCTGGAAACAAGTGTATGTCACTGTCCCTCTTAACCTCACAACACCTTTAACCAGCGAGGACTTTTCCCTCCGCATCAATCACCCCTGACTCAGCAAAAAGCCCCATCATAGCGTGAGAGAGATATTGTTGAAGGAGAATAACCAAGTCTTCTTACCTGATGGAGGGGATTGTTGGCCTTCTGTTGGTCAGGTGCAGAGAAGACAGAAAGAACTGGTGATGAGGACCAGCTACACCTCGACTTAAATACAGGTCTCACTCCTCCCATCAGCCTCCTTCCACCTGCTGCAACCCCTCCTCTATCCCACCCCTCGTTGCCCCCCCTCTTCTCTGCTTACACATCGGACACCTGCTACCTGCTCACCTTTCCCAGTCCACGCTGTCAGAGGTGACATATCGACAAGTAATGATGTCGTAAGTTTAGGAAACCCTCTTAATGTGACCACAGGCAAAGCAGCTTGAAAAACTCTGAATGCTTCAGCAGAGCTGGTGCGAGCACGGCAGTGGACCTTTGACTCTACCTGAGCTCTGGGGTCTTGAGGAACATAGCTTTCAGCTTTAGCATCGTGGTGACCAATTAATAATGTGTGGGGGGTTTGGCCATCAAAAATTCAGCACCTGCCGTGGGCTGTATCTCCCAATCTCAAGTAGTCCAGGAAAGGAGATAGGGGAGGCTAGAGAATGGGTCATGGGTGAGCAAGGGTCAAAGATGTACATGGCAACCAAATCAGAGAGGCGTGATCTGATCCATATCACCGATCGTCTGCCATTGTGCACAGTGCAGATAAAGAGTCGCCTGTTATAGAGCCGGACAGTTAGTGTTGGGGGTATCAGGGATGTAAAGGTGCCTTTGCTTCTCAACCTATTTGCTTTTGACCTTCAGCTCTCGTGTGTCTACGCCCTACGATCAGGGATCATTTGACATTCAGAATGGACACTTTCTCATCCATTCATTTCAGTTCCTAATCTCATTCTATGTGATAAAGCCAAGACAAAATAAGTGCCGTAATTTCCTGACTATGACTCGGTAGTTTTTTCACACACTCTGAACCTTGCAGCTTTAAACACTGAGGCTAATATATCCATGTTTACGGGCAAACATGCTTCTTCACATCCGACCACCGAAGTGCATGTCGGGAAAACACACTGGTGAAACCAGTGAATTGAGAGCatgaatgtgaataaaacacTTGTAATTtaattggtttgatgtgacaaatcTGATTTTATAGCTAGTGTGTTTgaaacattgctgagtttgtttccatCATctgtctcaatgctggaccctgtttccAAACTTCACTTCAGAAGTGATGTTATGTATCATCATCATGACTTTTAAGCCGGTAAATAGAATTCACAGCATTTCTGTGGCGTAAACAGCACAGCTTCAATTCAAGTGTGCATAATGGTCCATAATCTTCCTTATATCCTATTTGGGAAAGTGTTTCTGGACTCAATTGAATACGAATTTTGGCATTTTTTAATCTGGTTGCACCTCCATCCCAGGAATAACACACTCAATCCAGCCAGTGAAGGCATCTCAAACACTGGCTACGGAAGAGGTTAAGAAGGTTAGACATCAGATGGAGCATTAACTGGTCTACATTTTGAGGGCTAgttgaacaaaacaaagtctCCAGTGTCTCCTCGCAGGGGCCCAGAAGCAACAAATGGCTTCTTCTCAGCTCACCTGTATGACATGTTCATTCACTCCCCAAAGCTGGTCTCTATTTCCACTCTAGGCCTGGGTCACACACCTTATATAAAGGAAAGTTTTTGAGGCATCAGATGCGACTTGTACATGACTGCGGCCTCCTTACTGTAGAGTGTGAAGAGGACGACTCATCTTGCTCATGTGTATTTGCGTGTTACATTAACTTTAATGCAACAGCGTCCATCCCCGTTGTCCtgacatttatgtttaaatcATTACAAGCGTGTTTGTCTCGTTGCCTGTGCCTGTGTACTGTATGCACCATATGTGCGAGCATATAATGTTGCAGAGTGGAGGATGGGACACAAAGGAAGAGTATACTGCATGTCAGGATCCAGTTGCGGTGATCCACACACCTAAAGGATGTCCCTGCTATATTTAGACCATCGGATGAAGGCACAAATAAAAGCCACACGCGAGAGTTTCCATTGATGGGTTCTTTTATTACGTTTTGAAAAACACTCTGTTATGAAAGGAGCAGCCCAGAATCCTTCAATGTGACGGCGACATGGTTGGATGGAGCACAATGTCGAGAATGGTAGATACTAAGGTCATTGATTAAATTGAGTGCTAGCGGATGGAAATAATAgctgaaggaatattgaaaatgcaCGTAGGTTTGATCGTCTGTGGAACTTCAGGGTTTAGCTAGGCAGCACAGCAGTTAAGCAGCTGCTTGCTCGCCTGCAGCCTGCCTCTCGCTGAGGGACTTGGCGATGTGGCCCACCAACTTCATGTACTCGGGGAAGTTGATCTTTCCATCAGTGTTTTCATCAAGACCGCTCAGCATCTCCTTCACAGCAGAGGAGCAGTTTGTGTCCTGTACGAAGAAAAGGATATTCAAGTGTGCTGCTTTCCTAGAACATGGATGGTCGGCTCCTACCTCCATCAATCCGCTGAAATGCTTCTGAACCAATTTCTGGGCAGCTTTTTTGTCTAGGGACTCTTTTCCTCTGGCAGAAGTCACAAAGGTGGTCACAATGGTTTGGATTGCTGACTCCATCTCTGCAACACAAGAAACAAATAGATTTAAAATATCTCATCCACGCATGTGTTCTGCAGAACCTTTGATAACACCTGAGCTTGGCAGTTATTTTCAGTACCGAGTGCATGAATGGATCTAATTTAGCCACTGGTGTGGATCCTGCTTCAGGCTGGCTGAAGATCTCCATCCCCATATTGTGCTAGCTTATGATGGAAGTGGCATCATTTTCCGCCACTCATCCCCACCTGCAGCTGTCAGCTAAAATGGTTGAAGAATACCCTGGTCAGGTCTCAGTGCGGGATGGAAACTCaaggactgagggaggaaagcagagtgccagGGGAGAACCCAAGCCAGCACAGATAAACAATCTTTCCAACTGAAGCTCTGTAAACAGAAGAACTGTTTCCTTCCATTCAATTCTTTTTTGAATCTGGTGTGAGgacatcatttattcatcttttctctGTTAAtatagttttgaaaatgtatattCATCTACTCATGAATGTGTAATGTCAGATGTACACTGTCATTGCCTGGCTGTCGGCAATTTAGCGCGAGTTTATACATGACTATGTGAATAAACAATACATACTTAAAGATGGATACAGTATGAGAAATCATGGAAGAATGAAGTGGGGATGCTAGTGCCACAAAGCACACAAAACAGCATGCAAAGTTTAAAGGTCACCCTCACTCCACTACTGAATGACCATCTGCATCTTGCTTCACAAAATGattgtattgatatttgtgTGCTACTGTGGAAAACGTTTAACAGGCCTGTGGCCAGAGGAATTCAGGGGGCAGAAGATACCTCTTCCAGCTCTGGGGAAGCACAGAGGTGCTGCAGGCCGCTGAGAGATATAAtgcctccagctgctcctcccagtaggacatgccctgAAGAAGGTTTACATAtggtatttttacttttatttttggtatTTTTATGGTATTTTACAGTACAACTAGGTGGATGAATGAGAGCCTACATAAGCCGGCACACTTTAATAAGTCACCCCATTTCTTTAAGAGGGGTGTGGCGGCGAGCAAGGCTTCCTCAGGTAAACAGAGCGAaagagatggagtgatggatGTTTGGGAAGGAGGAGAGTGTCTGAGGTAAACAACAATGGGAGTGATCTTTGATGATAGACACCTGATCGCCAGCAGGCCACTGCTGCTTCAAGTTACTCCCC encodes the following:
- the s100t gene encoding S100 calcium binding protein T, whose product is MSLPNSENASTLENAMQLMIQTFHKYSGNEGDKYTLSRAELKEMLTSELGNYLGNAQDKEAVDKVMGDLDSNNDGEVDFTEFIILVGALTVACNDFFLEFNDKTEKKK
- the si:ch211-105c13.3 gene encoding protein S100-A1; the encoded protein is MESAIQTIVTTFVTSARGKESLDKKAAQKLVQKHFSGLMEDTNCSSAVKEMLSGLDENTDGKINFPEYMKLVGHIAKSLSERQAAGEQAAA